CGACCTGATCGCCCGTCTCTCCTGGTGCCACCAATCCCAGATCTGCGAATGGCTACCCTGGGTCGGCAGACACAACCTTGCAGCACCCGCATGGCTCGGAGAATGGACCGCCGCCCTGCGCCAACGCTTCGAGCGGAAGAACCGGGAACTGAATCTCAAGCCCGGCCGCGCGGCGGAGGTCTTCCGCGTCACCGCATGGGGCAGGGTCCCGACCGTGGTAGAGCTCACCCGGGACTTCCCCGCCGGCACCGGGATCGGGCCCGAGCTCCCCGCCCGCCTGTCCAGATGGCGCGGAGAAGCTTGAGGTATCTGCCGCCCCTCACTTAGGCTCTGCGCATGGGCGAGGCCTTCATCCGGGTGCGCGGGCTTGAGCAAAAGTTCGGCTCGCAGCATGTGCTGCGTGGCGTCGACCTGGAGGTCATGCGTGGCGAGACACTCGTCCTCCTCGGCGGATCCGGCGGCGGCAAGTCCGTCCTGCTGAAGCACCTCCCCGGCCTCCTCCGGCCATGGAAAGGCAGCGTCGAGATCGACGGCGAAGAGATCTCCCACCTCGGCGAGCGCGAGCTGGCACCCATCCGCCGCAAGGTCGGCATCATGTTCCAGAACGGCGCGCTCTTCGACTCCATGAGCGTCGAGGAAAACGTCGCCTTCTCCCTCCGCGAGGCCGGGGTGAAGAACGACAAGGAGATCGCCCAGCGCGTCGGCGAGGCGCTGGACATCGTCCGTCTCCCGGGCCAGCAGAAGAAGATGCCCTCGGACCTCTCCGGCGGCATGCGCAAGCGCGTCGCTCTCGCCCGCGCCGTCGTCGGCCGCCCCGCCTGCGTCCTCTACGATGAGCCCCACGCCGGCCTCGACCCCATTACCGCCGACTCCATTGATCACCTGATCAAGGACCTCCAGCGCGATCTGGGCATGACCAATGTCGTTATCACCCACGAAATGCGCAGCGTCTTCCACATCGCGGACCGCGTGATTTTCCTCCAGGAGGGTCGCATCCACTGGACCGGCACGCCGGAGGAATTGCGCGTGACCCGTGACCCCGTCCTCCGCCCCTTCGTCGACGGCGATTCCGGCGAAGCGTGGAATTGATCGCCCTTGCTTCGCGGCCTCCGAGTGGCGAGACTACGCGCGCATGGGTGAATCCAAGCGGAAGACCGAACTTTGGGTCGGAGTGTTCGTGTTCATCGGCCTCGCGCTGCTGGGCGCGCTCACCGTGCAGTTCGGCCGCTTCAGCGATCGCATGCGCGGGAAGTACCAGCTCATGGTCGTATTCGATGACGCCTCCGGCCTGATCAAGGGCTCGGAGATCCGCATGGGCGGCGCCCGCATCGGGAAGGTGGCGGATCATCCGGAGTTGAACGAGAACGTGAAGGTCCAGGTCCTGATGAACATCGACGAGCCGATCCGCATCCCGGAGAACTCGATGATCCAGATCGCCTCCGCCACCCTGCTCGGGGACAAGATGATCGTCATCACGCCACCTGAAGGCGGCACCAGCACCGGCCGCTTCATCGAGCCCGGCTCCGTCCTGCGCGGCGGCGGGCCCTCCGGCTTGGACGCGATCCAGAACAACGCCGAAGCGGTCAGCCGCGATGCCCGCCGGCTCATGCAGGAGGCGGAGTCCACCTTTCTCAAGCTCGACTCGGCGGTGGATGACGTCCGCATCGTCACCGGTCGCTTGGCGGACACCTTGGAGAAGATCAATGAGTCGATTCTCTCGGAGGGCAACCTCAAGCGCATCGACGGCACCCTCGCGAATCTTGAGGCCACCACTGGCGAGTGGGCCAAGGCCAGCGCCACCCTCGAGCCCACCATCGTTGACGCGCGCGAAGCCATCGACGCGATCAAGAAGGCCGCGAACTCCGCGGACGGCACCTTCGTTAGGGCCGGCGAGCGCATCGATCAGCTCGAGCCTGCCCTGCGCGACGTCCCGAAGGCAGTCGCCTCCATCTCACGCGCCGCCGACAAGGCCGGTAATGCCTTGGATCGCGTCGAGAAAGGCGACGGCCTGTTAGGCACGCTGGCCTACGATCGCGACGTGTCCAACGACGCCCGCGCCTTCATCCGCAATCTCAAGCAGCAGGGCATTCTCCGCTACCGCGACAAGGAAACCCCGGAGGAAGACCCGCGGAACCGCTTCCGGGGGCGGAGAAGGTGAACGAACCCAATCCTTACGCTCCGCCCGCAGTCCACGTCGGGGACGAGCTTCCTCCCAGCACCGGTCCCCTGTGGCGCATCACTTCA
This is a stretch of genomic DNA from Luteolibacter rhizosphaerae. It encodes these proteins:
- a CDS encoding MlaD family protein; this translates as MGESKRKTELWVGVFVFIGLALLGALTVQFGRFSDRMRGKYQLMVVFDDASGLIKGSEIRMGGARIGKVADHPELNENVKVQVLMNIDEPIRIPENSMIQIASATLLGDKMIVITPPEGGTSTGRFIEPGSVLRGGGPSGLDAIQNNAEAVSRDARRLMQEAESTFLKLDSAVDDVRIVTGRLADTLEKINESILSEGNLKRIDGTLANLEATTGEWAKASATLEPTIVDAREAIDAIKKAANSADGTFVRAGERIDQLEPALRDVPKAVASISRAADKAGNALDRVEKGDGLLGTLAYDRDVSNDARAFIRNLKQQGILRYRDKETPEEDPRNRFRGRRR
- a CDS encoding ABC transporter ATP-binding protein encodes the protein MGEAFIRVRGLEQKFGSQHVLRGVDLEVMRGETLVLLGGSGGGKSVLLKHLPGLLRPWKGSVEIDGEEISHLGERELAPIRRKVGIMFQNGALFDSMSVEENVAFSLREAGVKNDKEIAQRVGEALDIVRLPGQQKKMPSDLSGGMRKRVALARAVVGRPACVLYDEPHAGLDPITADSIDHLIKDLQRDLGMTNVVITHEMRSVFHIADRVIFLQEGRIHWTGTPEELRVTRDPVLRPFVDGDSGEAWN